TCGAAGACGTTCACGACGAACAGCCCGCTCTTGCGCGAATCCGGCTTCAGCACGCCGTCGATCGCCAGCGTCTCGGGGAAGAAGGTCCATTGCGAATGCTTCCTGCGCAGCACCTTGCGCGCGACGCCGTCGTCACCGGTGACGTTTTCCTCCACGGTTTCCTCGAACGGCACCACCAGCACCGGCCCGCCGAGAACCTGCCGGCCGCCGATGCCGGCGCTGACCTTTCGCACCGCCTCGGCGCGGTATTGCTGCCGTTCGCCGATCACCCCGCGGATCATCGACAGCGGAATCAGGATGGCCAGCGTCAACACCGCCACCATCGCAACCTTGAAACCCAAGCGCATGACGCCTCTCCCGTCCTGTGGTGGGACGATGCTGGCGGGCCTGGGTGAAACGCCGCGGGCGCGGCGATGAAGCGTGGGTGAAGTCGCCGGTCCGTGCGCGCGCTCAGCCCGGCAGCGACAGCAGCGCGACCGTTCCGCCGCCTTCGCGTTCGCGAAGCTCGGCGCGCCCACCATGCAATTCGGCCACCTGCGCCACGAACGGCAGGCCCAACCCACTGCTGCGGCTGCCGCCGCCCGGGCGCGGCAGCGAGTAGAAGCGCTCGAACACGCGTTCGCGCGCGTAGTCCGGCACGCCGGGGCCGCGATCGGCCACCTCGAAACGCAGCGCGTCGCCGTCGCGCGATGCGCGCACCTCCACCGTCGATCCGCGCGGCGCGAAATCCAGCGCGTTGTCGAGCAGGTTCACCAACGCCTGCCGAATCAGGAAGGCATCGCCGGCGAGCGCCAGGCCATCCGCAGCATCGACCCGCATGTCGATCCCCACGCCCTCCGCATGCGCGCGCACCGCATCGACGGCCTCGTGCAGCAACACCGCCGCGTCCAGCGCCTGCGGCTGTTCGATCCGCTGCCGATGCTCGACCGCCGCCAGCGCGAGCAGCTTGTCCACCATCTGCGCCATCCGCTCGCCCTGCGCGGCGATGCTGGCGACGAAGCGCCGGCGATCGGCCTCCGGCAGCGGCTGCTCCAGCAATTCCGTGGCGCCGCGGATCGCCGCCAGCGGGCTCTTCAGTTCGTGGGTCAGCGCATGCACGTACTGTTCGACGTACTGCTTGCCTTCCAGTTTCTCGCGCATGTCGTGCAACGCGCGGCCGAGGTCGCCGAATTCGCCGGCGGCGGCGGGTGCCGGTGCGCGTTCGCCGGCCGCCACCGCATCCGCATAACGCCGCAGCGCGCCGAGCTGGCGCGACAGCCACCACGCCGCCAGCACGCCGACCAGCAGCGCCGTGCCCATCAGCACGAAGCCCCAGCGCGCGACGATCTTCTGGCTGCGGGCGATGAACGGCGCCATCGCCCGGTTCGGCTTGGCCACGCTCAGCACGCCGATGATGCGGCCCAGCGCATCGCGGATCGGCGCGGCCACGTGCATCACCGTGCTGTCGGGATCATTCGCATCACTGCGGGTGGAACGCGCGCCGTACTGCCCGCGCAGGGTGCGATACACGTCGTTCCAGCGCGAGTTGTCGCGGCCCAGGTCCTTGCCCTCGGAATCGAACACCACGATCCCGCGCACGTCGGTCACCGTGATGCGGAAACCGCTGCGGTCCTTGGAAAAGCCCCAGATGTCGGCGCCGACCTTGCGCGCATACACCGCATGCATCCGCTTCGCGAACGGACCATCGGCGATGCGCCCGGCCAGCATGTCGTCGGTCGCCAGCTCCGCCAGTGTGTTGGCGGTGTCGATCAGGGTGCCTTCCATCGCCTGGCGCACGCCAGGCTTGACCTGTTCGACGAACACCTTGCCGACCAGCAGCGCCGCCAGCGCGACAATCAGGAAGTAACCCAGCAGCACGCGCAGGCCGATCTTCATGCGTCAGCCATCGATATGGACCGAATAGCCAAGCCCGCGCACCGTGCGGATCGGGTCGGCCTCGGGCGCGATGACGCGCAACTTCGCGCGGACCGTCTTCACGTGGGTATCGACGGTGCGTTCGCCGGATTCCAGTGCGTCGCCCCACACCCGGTCCATCAGCCGCGCGCGGTCCAGCACCGCGCCGGGCCGCGCCAGCAGGGCTTCCAGCAGGCCGAATTCGTAGCGGGTCAGGTCCAGCAGCACGCCGTCGAAGCGGACCCGGTGCCCGGCCGCGTCCAGCTCGAAACGCCCCAGCCGGCGCCAGCCACCATCGTCCGCGGCCACCTGCCGGCGCAGCCGCGCACGCACCCGCGCCACCAGCTCGCGCGGCGAGAACGGCTTGGCCATGTAGTCGTCGCCGCCCAGTTCCAGCCCCAGCACGCGGTCGAGTTCGGCATCGCGCGCGGTCAGGAACAGCACCGGCACCTCGCTTTCCTTGCGCAGCGCGCGGCAGACATCGAAGCCGCTGGCGTCCGGCAAACCGACGTCGAGGATCACCAGGTCGATCCCGCCGCGCCGCAGCCGCGGCAGCACCTGGCCGCCCAGCAGCAGGTGTTCGGCGGCATAGCCTTCGGCACGCAGCGCGTAGAGCACGGTCTCGGCGATGGCGTGCTCGTCTTCGGCCAGCAGGATAGTCGTTGTCGTCGGCATGCGCGGCATCCTAGCCGAGGACGCCATGGCGTTTGCGTGGCGGGTGTGAAGTGGCGGTCGATGCGACAATCGCGGCATGAACTACCGCCACGCCTTCCATGCCGGCAACCACGCCGACGTGCTCAAGCATGTCGTGCTGCTCGCCCTGTGCGACGCCCTGACCGCCAAGCCCGCCGCCTGCTTCGCCCTGGATACCCACGGCAGCCGCGGCCTGTACAAGCTGGACGGCGAGGCCGCGCAGAAGACCGGCGAGGCGCAGGACGGCATCGCCCGCCTGCTGGCCGAGGCGCCGCGCAATCCCGCGATCCAGCGCTACCTGGCCGCGATCAAGGCCTGCCGCCAGCAGCACGGCGCGCATGCCTATCCCGGCTCGCCGTGGCTGCTCGCCCATGCGCTGCGCGAGCAGGACCGGATCGCCGCCTGCGAGCTGCACCCCGAGGAAGCCAATGTGCTGCGCGACAACTTCGCCGGCGATCCACGCATCGCGGTGCATGCGCGCGACGGCTATGCCGCGGTCAAGGCCCTGCTGCCGCCGAAGCACGGGACGGTGAAATTCGCCCGCGGCCTGGTCCTCATCGACCCGCCCTACGAGGCGCAACTGGACGAATTCGACGCCGCCCTCGCCGCCATCCGCGAAGCGCTGGCGCGCTGGCCGCAGGGGATGCTCGCGCTGTGGTACCCGATCAAGCTGCGCCGCGCCCTGCAGCCGTTCTACCGCAAGGCCGCCGCGCTCGATGCCAAATCCGCGCTGGTACTGGAACTGCTGGTGCGGCCGGACGATTCGCCGCTGCGCATGAACGGCAGCGGGATGTTGCTGCTCAACGCGCCCTGGCAGTTCGATGCGGCGATGGCGCCGGCGCTGGACGCCATGCGCGCCGCATTGGGCGAAGCCGGGGCGGCATCGCGGAGCGAGTGGCTGCGCAGCCCGGCCTGATGCTCAGGCCTCGCCGTCGTCCTTCTCTTCCGGCTCGAAGAAGCTCCACTGCACTTCCGGGAACGCGGCCTTGAAGTCGCGCTCGATCGCGTCGATCCGGCGCGCGATGCCCGCGTCGTCGCGCATCCGCGCCTGCACCGAGACCATCGCCCGGGTGCCCAGCTGCAGCGTGATCAGGCTGTAGAGCGCGGCGATTTCCGGGCGCGCCTCGAGGAAACGGCGCATTTCCTCCTGCCGGCGCGGATCGATGCTCTGCCCCACCAGCATCGCCTTGACCTCGATCGCCACGAACACCGCCACCACCACCAGCAGCACGCCGATCGCCAGGGTGCCGACCGCATCCCACAGCGGGTTGCCGGTGGCGATGCTGAGCGCGATGAAGGCCAGCGCGACGGTCAGTCCCAGCAAGGCGGCGATGTTCTCGCCGACCACCACGATCAACTCCGCGCTGCGGCTTTCGCGGAACCAGCGCCACAGGCTGCGGCCCTGCCGCTCCGCCGCGGCTTCCTGCAGGCAGGCATGGGTGGAGTACGCCTCCATCGCGATCGAGAACAGCAGCACGCCCACCGCCCATTGCCAGTTTTCCAGCGGTTCCGGGTGGGCCAGCTTGTGCAGGCCCTCGTACAGCGAATACATGCCGCCGATGGTGAACAGCATCACCGCGACCAGGAACGACCAGAAATAGACTTCCTTGCCGCGCCCCAGCGGATGCTCCGGCGACGGCGGGCGCTTCGCCTGCTTCATCCCGACCAGCAGCAG
Above is a genomic segment from Thermomonas aquatica containing:
- a CDS encoding 23S rRNA (adenine(2030)-N(6))-methyltransferase RlmJ, translated to MNYRHAFHAGNHADVLKHVVLLALCDALTAKPAACFALDTHGSRGLYKLDGEAAQKTGEAQDGIARLLAEAPRNPAIQRYLAAIKACRQQHGAHAYPGSPWLLAHALREQDRIAACELHPEEANVLRDNFAGDPRIAVHARDGYAAVKALLPPKHGTVKFARGLVLIDPPYEAQLDEFDAALAAIREALARWPQGMLALWYPIKLRRALQPFYRKAAALDAKSALVLELLVRPDDSPLRMNGSGMLLLNAPWQFDAAMAPALDAMRAALGEAGAASRSEWLRSPA
- the creB gene encoding two-component system response regulator CreB, whose protein sequence is MPTTTTILLAEDEHAIAETVLYALRAEGYAAEHLLLGGQVLPRLRRGGIDLVILDVGLPDASGFDVCRALRKESEVPVLFLTARDAELDRVLGLELGGDDYMAKPFSPRELVARVRARLRRQVAADDGGWRRLGRFELDAAGHRVRFDGVLLDLTRYEFGLLEALLARPGAVLDRARLMDRVWGDALESGERTVDTHVKTVRAKLRVIAPEADPIRTVRGLGYSVHIDG
- the creC gene encoding two-component system sensor histidine kinase CreC, with the protein product MKIGLRVLLGYFLIVALAALLVGKVFVEQVKPGVRQAMEGTLIDTANTLAELATDDMLAGRIADGPFAKRMHAVYARKVGADIWGFSKDRSGFRITVTDVRGIVVFDSEGKDLGRDNSRWNDVYRTLRGQYGARSTRSDANDPDSTVMHVAAPIRDALGRIIGVLSVAKPNRAMAPFIARSQKIVARWGFVLMGTALLVGVLAAWWLSRQLGALRRYADAVAAGERAPAPAAAGEFGDLGRALHDMREKLEGKQYVEQYVHALTHELKSPLAAIRGATELLEQPLPEADRRRFVASIAAQGERMAQMVDKLLALAAVEHRQRIEQPQALDAAVLLHEAVDAVRAHAEGVGIDMRVDAADGLALAGDAFLIRQALVNLLDNALDFAPRGSTVEVRASRDGDALRFEVADRGPGVPDYARERVFERFYSLPRPGGGSRSSGLGLPFVAQVAELHGGRAELREREGGGTVALLSLPG
- a CDS encoding cation diffusion facilitator family transporter, whose amino-acid sequence is MSGHGDSTKAVLVALGANLAIAVAKGLAAWFTRSGAMLAETVHSLADCGNQVLLLVGMKQAKRPPSPEHPLGRGKEVYFWSFLVAVMLFTIGGMYSLYEGLHKLAHPEPLENWQWAVGVLLFSIAMEAYSTHACLQEAAAERQGRSLWRWFRESRSAELIVVVGENIAALLGLTVALAFIALSIATGNPLWDAVGTLAIGVLLVVVAVFVAIEVKAMLVGQSIDPRRQEEMRRFLEARPEIAALYSLITLQLGTRAMVSVQARMRDDAGIARRIDAIERDFKAAFPEVQWSFFEPEEKDDGEA